In one Arachis duranensis cultivar V14167 chromosome 9, aradu.V14167.gnm2.J7QH, whole genome shotgun sequence genomic region, the following are encoded:
- the LOC127741461 gene encoding putative disease resistance RPP13-like protein 1 has product MAAKLEGGAYLSSFVDAVLEKLSPILEDDDFVLEEKDSALELLGRLERSLYDVGSVLDDAELKQFSDKKVKKWLVDLQDALYKADDLLDELSTKSATATQRDPGNSSPWSHYVDSCIEDSAINVMEKTVTTLESVVRRKGYLRLLPKESAKMDISSWRIPSTSLVVSSDIFGRDKDKENIIKLLLDDTCDVESPLTVIPIVGMGGIGKTTLAQLVYSDAKVVGKFDTRAWVCVAENPDPVNVTKTIIGAIDSCPGNMEKFDSLRNNLKETDNFDSLQTNLKEKLTGKTFLVVLDDVWHDRRDMWEDFLKPFRFGDNGSKILLTTRNENVASVFTASNLHYRLSLLLIEDCWSMFLKHSSISTNSKQYATLEQIGRKIVEKCKGLPLAVKTLGGLLRNKLNKGDWENILESEMWELSEDDSKITPALRVSYHYLPSYLKRCFVYCSLYPEDYEFDKDELILLWIAEDLLQPKENNTLEKIGCAYFDELVARSFFQPSSASRKLFVMHDLMHDLAKFFAGKFYFNLKEFGNRHMIDSKIRHLSYSTTYEDNFKLFREDFNGTTHMRTFLNFPLFRFQASITMESEFWLLGQQSECLRVLSFKYIFLKSLPDSVGELIYLRYLNLSFTLIETLSESISKLYNLQTLKLRKCLRLKMLPSCMQDLVNLCHLDIRGASRLKEMPKGMSKLKNLNFLSDYIVSEQEENGMRELGTLDNLHGSFCISKLEKVKNSGEALEAKMGNKKHINTLKLKWVPDGDIDDIGIERDILDKLQPHENLNKLSIKGYPGEGLPDCYALYSIWSFLILMGWRRLI; this is encoded by the exons CTCTCTTCTTTTGTTGATGCTGTTTTGGAGAAGCTGTCTCCAATACTTGAAGATGATGACTTTGTTCTCGAAGAAAAGGACTCTGCCCTGGAGTTGCTTGGAAGGTTGGAGAGAAGTCTATATGATGTTGGATCAGTGCTTGATGATGCTGAGCTGAAGCAGTTCAGTGACAAGAAAGTGAAGAAGTGGCTCGTTGATCTCCAAGATGCTTTGTATAAGGCTGATGACTTGCTGGATGAACTCTCCACTAAATCCGCCACTGCCACTCAAAGAGATCCAGGTAACTCTTCTCCCTGGTCTCACTATGTTGATTCATGTATTGAAGATAGTGCCATCAATGTCATGGAAAAAACAGTTACCACACTAGAGTCTGTGGTAAGACGAAAAGGTTATCTTCGTCTTCTTCCGAAGGAGAGTGCCAAGATGGACATCTCGTCATGGAGAATTCCATCCACATCTCTTGTTGTAAGTTCTGACATATTTGGTCGGGACAAAGATAAGGAGAACATAATCAAATTGCTGTTAGATGATACCTGCGATGTTGAGTCACCTTTGACTGTGATCCCCATCGTTGGTATGGGCGGAATAGGCAAAACTACTTTGGCTCAACTGGTTTACAGTGATGCCAAAGTCGTGggaaaatttgacactagagcATGGGTGTGTGTTGCTGAAAATCCTGACCCTGTTAATGTTACAAAGACAATAATAGGGGCAATAGATTCTTGTCCGGGTAACATGGAAAAGTTTGATTCACTTCGGAATAATTTGAAGGAAACGGATAATTTTGATTCACTTCAGACTAATTTGAAAGAAAAGTTGACAGGAAAGACATTCTTAGTTGTCTTAGATGATGTCTGGCATGATCGACGTGACATGTGGGAGGATTTTTTAAAACCTTTTCGTTTTGGGGATAATGGAAGTAAGATTCTTCTAACAACCCGTAATGAAAATGTTGCTTCTGTGTTCACGGCTAGTAATTTACATTATCGACTTAGTTTATTGTTGATTGAAGATTGTTGGTCGATGTTTTTGAAGCATTCATCTATTTCTACTAATTCTAAACAATATGCAACTCTAGAACAAATTGGTAgaaaaattgttgaaaaatgTAAGGGGTTACCTTTGGCTGTGAAGACACTTGGGGGTTTATTGCGTAATAAGTTAAATAAAGGAGATTGGGAAAATATACTTGAAAGTGAAATGTGGGAACTCTCGGAAGATGACAGTAAGATTACTCCTGCATTAAGAGTTAGTTATCACTATCTTCCTTCCTATTTGAAGCGGTGTTTTGTTTATTGCTCATTATATCCTGAGGATTATGAATTTGACAAAGACGAATTAATTTTGCTATGGATTGCTGAAGATCTTTTACAACCAAAGGAAAACAACACATTAGAAAAAATTGGTTGTGCATATTTTGATGAATTAGTTGCAAGATCATTCTTTCAACCTTCTAGTGCTAGTAGAAAGTTATTTGTAATGCATGATCTCATGCATGATCTAGCAAAGTTTTTTGCTGGAAAATTCTATTTCAATCTCAAAGAATTTGGCAATCGGCACATGATAGATAGCAAAATTCGACATTTGTCATATTCCACAACATATGAGGATAACTTCAAGTTATTTCGTGAGGACTTTAATGGAACAACACACATGagaacatttttaaattttcctttGTTTCGCTTTCAAGCATCAATTACTATGGAAAGCGAGTTTTGGCTCTTGGGACAACAATCGGAGTGTTTAAGAGTTTTGTCATTTAAATACATTTTTCTAAAATCATTACCTGATTCGGTAGGTGAATTGATTTATTTGCGTTATTTGAATTTATCTTTCACACTTATCGAGACATTGTCCGAGTCAATAAGTAAATTATACAATCTCCAAACTTTGAAGTTGAGAAAATGTTTAAGGCTAAAGATGCTTCCGAGCTGCATGCAAGATCTTGTGAACCTTTGCCACCTTGATATTCGAGGTGCTTCTCGTCTGAAAGAGATGCCGAAGGGAATGAGCAAGTTAAAGAATCTAAACTTCTTAAGTGATTATATCGTCAGTGAGCAAGAAGAGAATGGGATGCGAGAATTGGGAACATTGGACAATCTTCATGGCTCATTTTGCATTTCCAAGTTGGAGAAAGTCAAGAATAGTGGTGAAGCTTTGGAGGCAAAGATGGGTAACAAAAAGCACATCAACACTTTAAAACTGAAATGGGTTCCAGATGGTGACATTGATGATATTGGAATCGAAAGAGATATACTTGACAAGTTGCAACCTCATGAAAACTTGAATAAGTTATCAATTAAGGGTTATCCGGGTGAAGGACTCCCAGATTG TTATGCTCTTTACAGCATTTGGAGTTTTCTGATCTTGATGGGTTGGAGAAGATTGATTTAG
- the LOC127741646 gene encoding putative disease resistance protein At3g14460 isoform X2, translating to MAAKLEGRAYLSSFVDAVSKKLSSILEDDFVLERNDSELKLLERLDDCLCDVGPVLDDAELMQFSDERVKKWLVDLQDALYMADDFLDELSTKAATATPRDPSNSYDWSRPVDSIIEDSGVNVIEKIVAKLESSVRRKGKLCLRESAKVDFSSWRIPTTSLVLSSDIFGRDKDKNEIIKKLLDDTRDAESPGTVIPIVGMGGIGKTTLAQLVYNDAEIVGKFDTRAWVCVAENPDPVNVTRTIIGAIDSSPCNMDHFDSLQTDLKKKLTGMTFLVVLDDVWDDRRDMWENFLKPFQYGNDRSKILLTTRSEKVASVFAANNLHYRLSLLSKEDCWSVFLKHSSISTNSKQYAALEPIGRKIVEKCKGLPLAVKTLGGLLRNKYNEGAWENILECKIWELSEDDNMIVPALRVSYHYLPSHLKRCFVYCSLFPEDYEFDKDELILLWMAEDLLQSKENNTLEKIGCSYFDELVARSFFQPSSTQRGLFVMHDLMHDLATFFAGKFYFKLKEFGHLHKIDNKTRHLSYATKYEDSIKLFQGVYNGAIHIKTFLDLTWLCYGQSIDIESDSWLLRQQFVCLRVMSFKHFSIESLPDFIGELIHLLYLNVSNTPIVTLSESLCKLYNLQTLKLRNCFKLEMLPSRMQDLVNLHYLDIRGAFRLKEMPKEMSKLKHLNFLSDYIMGKHEENGIRELGTLDNLHGSFCISNLENIKNSGEALKAKMGNKKHIDTLTLNWLPNGDIDDFQSERDILDKLQPHQNLKELSIVGYRGETFPDWLGLSCYSNLTKLNLYFCMNSCELPSLGQLPSLQHLEISKLDGLEKIDSEFYNKNNASFQEKTPFRSLETLKIEYMYRWREWHFPDEFDGFPELRILEIRSCPVLRGDLPAHLPALEELIIVGCEELACSLPRAPKLHELHVLNSGFYTDATTHNVDITGTQLAKSVLEWLPHIQPPRVQHLFISHCYSAISISADYVPASLQYLVICDCPKLTFSEQLHHKSLTEIDVYDCDSLTLFPLGALPNLKKLAIRGCKNMEYVEMPQTLPSLCYIWITECPGLVSLPALALAAPHLQELYIRNCPEINCFAGECLPPSLKTLQVVKCQKLEMWITSQGLQSQGLTRLILHEWNEVKSFPGEGSLPASLVCLKLSTFSNLETLDCKGLHHLTSLKNLAIRNCRKLENITEEHLLASIENIYLGEECPLRRKLEEMEDPHIQFVTVDNY from the exons ATGGCTGCAAAACTTGAGGGTCGAGCTTATCTCTCTTCTTTTGTTGATGCTGTTTCAAAGAAGCTGTCTTCAATACTTGAAGATGACTTTGTACTCGAAAGAAACGACTCTGAGCTGAAATTGCTTGAAAGGTTGGATGATTGTCTGTGTGATGTTGGACCTGTGCTTGATGATGCTGAGCTGATGCAGTTCAGTGACGAGAGAGTAAAGAAGTGGCTTGTTGATCTCCAAGATGCTCTCTATATGGCTGATGACTTTCTCGATGAACTCTCCACTAAAGCTGCCACTGCTACTCCAAGGGATCCAAGTAACTCTTATGACTGGTCTCGCCCTGTTGATTCAATTATTGAAGATAGTGGTGTCAATGTCATTGAAAAAATAGTTGCCAAACTAGAGTCTAGTGTACGACGAAAAGGTAAACTTTGTCTGAGAGAGAGTGCCAAGGTGGACTTCTCATCATGGAGAATTCCAACAACATCTCTTGTTTTAAGTTCCGACATATTTGGTCGGGACAAAGACAAGAACGAGATAATAAAAAAGCTGTTAGATGATACCCGTGATGCCGAATCACCTGGGACTGTGATCCCTATTGTGGGTATGGGTGGGATAGGAAAAACTACTTTGGCTCAACTGGTTTACAATGATGCCGAAATCGTGggaaaatttgacactagagcATGGGTTTGTGTTGCTGAAAATCCTGACCCTGTTAATGTTACAAGGACAATAATAGGGGCAATAGATTCTTCTCCCTGTAACATGGATCATTTTGATTCACTTCAGACtgatttgaagaaaaaattgaCAGGAATGacatttttagttgttttagaTGATGTCTGGGATGATCGACGAGACATGTGGGAGAATTTTCTAAAACCTTTTCAATATGGAAATGATAGAAGTAAGATTCTCCTAACAACCCGTAGTGAAAAGGTTGCTTCTGTGTTCGCAGCTAACAATCTACATTATCGACTAAGTTTATTGTCAAAGGAAGACTGTTGGTCTGTGTTTTTGAAGCATTCATCCATTTCTACTAATTCTAAACAATATGCAGCTCTAGAACCAATTGGTAGAAAAATTGTTGAAAAGTGTAAGGGGTTACCTTTGGCTGTGAAGACACTTGGGGGCTTATTGCGCAATAAGTATAATGAAGGAGCTTGGGAGAATATACTTGAATGTAAAATCTGGGAACTCTCTGAAGATGACAATATGATTGTTCCTGCATTAAGAGTTAGTTATCACTACCTCCCTTCACATTTAAAGCGGTGTTTTGTATATTGCTCATTATTTCCTGAGGATTATGAATTTGACAAAGATGAATTGATTTTGTTATGGATGGCTGAAGATCTTTTACAATCAAAGGAGAACAACACATTAGAAAAAATTGGTTGttcttattttgatgaattagtTGCAAGGTCATTTTTTCAACCTTCTAGTACTCAGAGAGGGTTATTTGTAATGCATGATCTCATGCATGATCTAGCAACGTTTTTTGCTGGGAAATTCTATTTCAAACTCAAAGAATTTGGCCATCTACACAAGATAGACAACAAAACTCGTCATTTGTCATATGCTACAAAATATGAGGATAGCATCAAATTATTTCAAGGTGTCTATAATGGAGCAATACACATCAAAACATTTTTAGATCTTACTTGGCTTTGCTATGGTCAATCAATTGATATTGAAAGCGATTCTTGGCTCTTACGACAACAATTTGTGTGTTTAAGAGTTATGTCATTTAAACACTTTTCTATAGAGTCATTGCCTGATTTCATAGGTGAATTGATTCATTTGCTTTATTTGAATGTCTCTAACACACCTATTGTGACATTGTCCGAGTCATTATGTAAGTTATACAATCTCCAAACTTTGAAGTTGAGAAATTGTTTTAAGCTAGAGATGCTTCCCAGTCGCATGCAAGATCTCGTTAACCTGCACTACCTTGACATTCGAGGTGCTTTTCGTCTGAAAGAGATGCCGAAGGAAATGAGCAAGTTGAAACATCTAAACTTCTTAAGTGATTATATCATGGGCAAGCACGAAGAGAATGGGATAAGAGAATTGGGAACACTGGACAATCTTCATGGCTCATTTTGCATTTCCAACTTGGAGAACATCAAGAATAGTGGTGAAGCTTTGAAGGCAAAGATGGGTAACAAGAAGCACATTGACACTTTAACATTGAATTGGCTTCCAAACGGTGACATTGATGATTTTCAAAGTGAAAGAGATATACTTGACAAGTTACAACCTCATCAAAACTTGAAAGAGTTATCAATTGTGGGTTATCGTGGTGAAACATTCCCAGATTGGTTAGGCCTTTCTTGCTACTCTAATTTGACCAAATTGAATCTGTATTTTTGTATGAATTCTTGTGAGCTTCCTTCACTGGGACAGTTACCCTCTTTACAGCATCTGGAG ATTTCTAAACTTGATGGGTTGGAGAAAATTGATTCTGAGTTCTACAACAAAAACAATGCATCATTTCAGGAGAAGACACCCTTCAGATCTCTTGAAACTCTGAAAATTGAGTATATGTATCGTTGGCGGGAGTGGCATTTTCCTGATGAGTTTGATGGTTTTCCTGAGCTTAGAATCCTTGAAATAAGAAGCTGTCCGGTGTTAAGAGGAGATCTGCCTGCTCACCTTCCGGCTCTGGAGGAACTTATCATTGTTGGATGTGAAGAGCTTGCATGTTCGCTGCCAAGGGCTCCCAAGCTTCACGAATTACATGTGCTGAATTCTGGTTTTTATACGGATGCGACCACGCACAATGTAGACATCACAGGAACCCAGCTGGCGAAGTCCGTATTGGAGTGGCTGCCCCACATCCAACCGCCACGCGTCCAACATCTGTTTATCAGTCACTGTTATTCAGCCATATCAATTTCAGCAGATTATGTGCCTGCTTCGTTACAATATCTTGTCATCTGTGATTGTCCAAAATTAACATTCTCAGAGCAACTGCACCACAAGTCACTAACGGAGATAGATGTGTACGATTGTGATTCACTGACGTTGTTTCCATTGGGGGCCCTTCCAAATCTCAAGAAACTCGCAATCCGTGGATGCAAAAACATGGAATATGTTGAGATGCCACAGACTCTTCCAAGTCTCTGTTATATATGGATCACAGAATGTCCCGGTTTAGTATCCCTGCCGGCTCTAGCGTTGGCTGCTCCCCACCTACAGGAGCTGTATATACGCAATTGCCCAGAAATCAATTGTTTTGCTGGGGAGTGCCTCCCGCCGAGTCTGAAAACTCTTCAAGTTGTTAAGTGCCAGAAACTAGAGATGTGGATAACATCACAGGGTTTGCAGAGTCAAGGCCTTACCCGTCTAATCCTTCACGAATGGAATGAAGTTAAGTCGTTCCCAGGAGAGGGTTCACTTCCTGCTTCTCTTGTGTGTCTAAAATTGTCTACATTCTCAAATCTGGAGACGCTTGATTGCAAGGGGCTTCACCATCTTACCTCCCTTAAAAATTTAGCAATTCGTAACTGTAGAAAGCTTGAGAATATCACAGAAGAACATTTGCTTGCCTCCATAGAAAATATCTACTTAGGGGAAGAATGTCCTTTGAGGCGTAAGTTGGAAGAGATGGAAGATCCACATATTCAATTCGTTACA GTGGATAACTATTAA
- the LOC127741646 gene encoding putative disease resistance protein At3g14460 isoform X1, which translates to MAAKLEGRAYLSSFVDAVSKKLSSILEDDFVLERNDSELKLLERLDDCLCDVGPVLDDAELMQFSDERVKKWLVDLQDALYMADDFLDELSTKAATATPRDPSNSYDWSRPVDSIIEDSGVNVIEKIVAKLESSVRRKGKLCLRESAKVDFSSWRIPTTSLVLSSDIFGRDKDKNEIIKKLLDDTRDAESPGTVIPIVGMGGIGKTTLAQLVYNDAEIVGKFDTRAWVCVAENPDPVNVTRTIIGAIDSSPCNMDHFDSLQTDLKKKLTGMTFLVVLDDVWDDRRDMWENFLKPFQYGNDRSKILLTTRSEKVASVFAANNLHYRLSLLSKEDCWSVFLKHSSISTNSKQYAALEPIGRKIVEKCKGLPLAVKTLGGLLRNKYNEGAWENILECKIWELSEDDNMIVPALRVSYHYLPSHLKRCFVYCSLFPEDYEFDKDELILLWMAEDLLQSKENNTLEKIGCSYFDELVARSFFQPSSTQRGLFVMHDLMHDLATFFAGKFYFKLKEFGHLHKIDNKTRHLSYATKYEDSIKLFQGVYNGAIHIKTFLDLTWLCYGQSIDIESDSWLLRQQFVCLRVMSFKHFSIESLPDFIGELIHLLYLNVSNTPIVTLSESLCKLYNLQTLKLRNCFKLEMLPSRMQDLVNLHYLDIRGAFRLKEMPKEMSKLKHLNFLSDYIMGKHEENGIRELGTLDNLHGSFCISNLENIKNSGEALKAKMGNKKHIDTLTLNWLPNGDIDDFQSERDILDKLQPHQNLKELSIVGYRGETFPDWLGLSCYSNLTKLNLYFCMNSCELPSLGQLPSLQHLEISKLDGLEKIDSEFYNKNNASFQEKTPFRSLETLKIEYMYRWREWHFPDEFDGFPELRILEIRSCPVLRGDLPAHLPALEELIIVGCEELACSLPRAPKLHELHVLNSGFYTDATTHNVDITGTQLAKSVLEWLPHIQPPRVQHLFISHCYSAISISADYVPASLQYLVICDCPKLTFSEQLHHKSLTEIDVYDCDSLTLFPLGALPNLKKLAIRGCKNMEYVEMPQTLPSLCYIWITECPGLVSLPALALAAPHLQELYIRNCPEINCFAGECLPPSLKTLQVVKCQKLEMWITSQGLQSQGLTRLILHEWNEVKSFPGEGSLPASLVCLKLSTFSNLETLDCKGLHHLTSLKNLAIRNCRKLENITEEHLLASIENIYLGEECPLRRKLEEMEDPHIQFVTVFAHAVDNY; encoded by the exons ATGGCTGCAAAACTTGAGGGTCGAGCTTATCTCTCTTCTTTTGTTGATGCTGTTTCAAAGAAGCTGTCTTCAATACTTGAAGATGACTTTGTACTCGAAAGAAACGACTCTGAGCTGAAATTGCTTGAAAGGTTGGATGATTGTCTGTGTGATGTTGGACCTGTGCTTGATGATGCTGAGCTGATGCAGTTCAGTGACGAGAGAGTAAAGAAGTGGCTTGTTGATCTCCAAGATGCTCTCTATATGGCTGATGACTTTCTCGATGAACTCTCCACTAAAGCTGCCACTGCTACTCCAAGGGATCCAAGTAACTCTTATGACTGGTCTCGCCCTGTTGATTCAATTATTGAAGATAGTGGTGTCAATGTCATTGAAAAAATAGTTGCCAAACTAGAGTCTAGTGTACGACGAAAAGGTAAACTTTGTCTGAGAGAGAGTGCCAAGGTGGACTTCTCATCATGGAGAATTCCAACAACATCTCTTGTTTTAAGTTCCGACATATTTGGTCGGGACAAAGACAAGAACGAGATAATAAAAAAGCTGTTAGATGATACCCGTGATGCCGAATCACCTGGGACTGTGATCCCTATTGTGGGTATGGGTGGGATAGGAAAAACTACTTTGGCTCAACTGGTTTACAATGATGCCGAAATCGTGggaaaatttgacactagagcATGGGTTTGTGTTGCTGAAAATCCTGACCCTGTTAATGTTACAAGGACAATAATAGGGGCAATAGATTCTTCTCCCTGTAACATGGATCATTTTGATTCACTTCAGACtgatttgaagaaaaaattgaCAGGAATGacatttttagttgttttagaTGATGTCTGGGATGATCGACGAGACATGTGGGAGAATTTTCTAAAACCTTTTCAATATGGAAATGATAGAAGTAAGATTCTCCTAACAACCCGTAGTGAAAAGGTTGCTTCTGTGTTCGCAGCTAACAATCTACATTATCGACTAAGTTTATTGTCAAAGGAAGACTGTTGGTCTGTGTTTTTGAAGCATTCATCCATTTCTACTAATTCTAAACAATATGCAGCTCTAGAACCAATTGGTAGAAAAATTGTTGAAAAGTGTAAGGGGTTACCTTTGGCTGTGAAGACACTTGGGGGCTTATTGCGCAATAAGTATAATGAAGGAGCTTGGGAGAATATACTTGAATGTAAAATCTGGGAACTCTCTGAAGATGACAATATGATTGTTCCTGCATTAAGAGTTAGTTATCACTACCTCCCTTCACATTTAAAGCGGTGTTTTGTATATTGCTCATTATTTCCTGAGGATTATGAATTTGACAAAGATGAATTGATTTTGTTATGGATGGCTGAAGATCTTTTACAATCAAAGGAGAACAACACATTAGAAAAAATTGGTTGttcttattttgatgaattagtTGCAAGGTCATTTTTTCAACCTTCTAGTACTCAGAGAGGGTTATTTGTAATGCATGATCTCATGCATGATCTAGCAACGTTTTTTGCTGGGAAATTCTATTTCAAACTCAAAGAATTTGGCCATCTACACAAGATAGACAACAAAACTCGTCATTTGTCATATGCTACAAAATATGAGGATAGCATCAAATTATTTCAAGGTGTCTATAATGGAGCAATACACATCAAAACATTTTTAGATCTTACTTGGCTTTGCTATGGTCAATCAATTGATATTGAAAGCGATTCTTGGCTCTTACGACAACAATTTGTGTGTTTAAGAGTTATGTCATTTAAACACTTTTCTATAGAGTCATTGCCTGATTTCATAGGTGAATTGATTCATTTGCTTTATTTGAATGTCTCTAACACACCTATTGTGACATTGTCCGAGTCATTATGTAAGTTATACAATCTCCAAACTTTGAAGTTGAGAAATTGTTTTAAGCTAGAGATGCTTCCCAGTCGCATGCAAGATCTCGTTAACCTGCACTACCTTGACATTCGAGGTGCTTTTCGTCTGAAAGAGATGCCGAAGGAAATGAGCAAGTTGAAACATCTAAACTTCTTAAGTGATTATATCATGGGCAAGCACGAAGAGAATGGGATAAGAGAATTGGGAACACTGGACAATCTTCATGGCTCATTTTGCATTTCCAACTTGGAGAACATCAAGAATAGTGGTGAAGCTTTGAAGGCAAAGATGGGTAACAAGAAGCACATTGACACTTTAACATTGAATTGGCTTCCAAACGGTGACATTGATGATTTTCAAAGTGAAAGAGATATACTTGACAAGTTACAACCTCATCAAAACTTGAAAGAGTTATCAATTGTGGGTTATCGTGGTGAAACATTCCCAGATTGGTTAGGCCTTTCTTGCTACTCTAATTTGACCAAATTGAATCTGTATTTTTGTATGAATTCTTGTGAGCTTCCTTCACTGGGACAGTTACCCTCTTTACAGCATCTGGAG ATTTCTAAACTTGATGGGTTGGAGAAAATTGATTCTGAGTTCTACAACAAAAACAATGCATCATTTCAGGAGAAGACACCCTTCAGATCTCTTGAAACTCTGAAAATTGAGTATATGTATCGTTGGCGGGAGTGGCATTTTCCTGATGAGTTTGATGGTTTTCCTGAGCTTAGAATCCTTGAAATAAGAAGCTGTCCGGTGTTAAGAGGAGATCTGCCTGCTCACCTTCCGGCTCTGGAGGAACTTATCATTGTTGGATGTGAAGAGCTTGCATGTTCGCTGCCAAGGGCTCCCAAGCTTCACGAATTACATGTGCTGAATTCTGGTTTTTATACGGATGCGACCACGCACAATGTAGACATCACAGGAACCCAGCTGGCGAAGTCCGTATTGGAGTGGCTGCCCCACATCCAACCGCCACGCGTCCAACATCTGTTTATCAGTCACTGTTATTCAGCCATATCAATTTCAGCAGATTATGTGCCTGCTTCGTTACAATATCTTGTCATCTGTGATTGTCCAAAATTAACATTCTCAGAGCAACTGCACCACAAGTCACTAACGGAGATAGATGTGTACGATTGTGATTCACTGACGTTGTTTCCATTGGGGGCCCTTCCAAATCTCAAGAAACTCGCAATCCGTGGATGCAAAAACATGGAATATGTTGAGATGCCACAGACTCTTCCAAGTCTCTGTTATATATGGATCACAGAATGTCCCGGTTTAGTATCCCTGCCGGCTCTAGCGTTGGCTGCTCCCCACCTACAGGAGCTGTATATACGCAATTGCCCAGAAATCAATTGTTTTGCTGGGGAGTGCCTCCCGCCGAGTCTGAAAACTCTTCAAGTTGTTAAGTGCCAGAAACTAGAGATGTGGATAACATCACAGGGTTTGCAGAGTCAAGGCCTTACCCGTCTAATCCTTCACGAATGGAATGAAGTTAAGTCGTTCCCAGGAGAGGGTTCACTTCCTGCTTCTCTTGTGTGTCTAAAATTGTCTACATTCTCAAATCTGGAGACGCTTGATTGCAAGGGGCTTCACCATCTTACCTCCCTTAAAAATTTAGCAATTCGTAACTGTAGAAAGCTTGAGAATATCACAGAAGAACATTTGCTTGCCTCCATAGAAAATATCTACTTAGGGGAAGAATGTCCTTTGAGGCGTAAGTTGGAAGAGATGGAAGATCCACATATTCAATTCGTTACAG TATTTGCACATGCTGTGGATAACTATTAA